A window of the Osmia lignaria lignaria isolate PbOS001 chromosome 2, iyOsmLign1, whole genome shotgun sequence genome harbors these coding sequences:
- the LOC117608730 gene encoding cyclin-dependent kinase 2-interacting protein-like isoform X1, protein MVFRTFCDINKKEACTGIMNKEQFSPVSKISSPKSTQGRNLTGSVRHIRDLAADIHGNIQNWNTFHLQGVTLLKNISQLKQDESYSQTLQELCDKLEDVCDALDNTVKSLGDIAYQIKVTASLETHKDKLFVTWPNIKFEQVAELIYNTYFQEAKIKRKILEDVAHYYTESWKMLFLATWVHQSLIPENLTISLESLLIETGHR, encoded by the exons ATGGTATTTCGAACctttt GTGATATTAATAAGAAAGAGGCTTGTACAGGCATAATGAACAAAGAACAATTTTCACCTGTCAGTa AAATTTCATCTCCAAAATCAACACAAGGAAGAAACTTAACAGGTTCTGTTCGTCATATACGAGATTTAGCTGCAGATATTcatggaaatatacaaaactgGAATACATTTCATTTACAAGGagtaacattattaaaaaacatatcTCAGCTAAAACAAGATGAATCGTATTCTCAAACTCTACAAGAATTATGCGATAAATTGGAAGATGTTTGTGATGCACTG GATAATACTGTGAAGAGTCTAGGTGATATTGCGTATCAAATAAAAGTAACAGCATCTTTAGAAACACACAAGGATAAGCTATTTGTAACATGGCCAAATATAAAATTTG AACAAGTAGCAGAATTAATATACAACACATACTTTCAAGAAGCAAAGATAAAACGTAAAATTCTGGAAGATGTAGCTCATTATTACACAGAATCCTGGAAAATGTTGTTTCTTGCTACCTGGGTGCATCAATCATTAATACCAGAAAATTTGACAATATCTTTGGAATCATTATTGATAGAAACTGGGCATAGATAA
- the LOC117608730 gene encoding cyclin-dependent kinase 2-interacting protein-like isoform X2: MNKEQFSPVSKISSPKSTQGRNLTGSVRHIRDLAADIHGNIQNWNTFHLQGVTLLKNISQLKQDESYSQTLQELCDKLEDVCDALDNTVKSLGDIAYQIKVTASLETHKDKLFVTWPNIKFEQVAELIYNTYFQEAKIKRKILEDVAHYYTESWKMLFLATWVHQSLIPENLTISLESLLIETGHR, encoded by the exons ATGAACAAAGAACAATTTTCACCTGTCAGTa AAATTTCATCTCCAAAATCAACACAAGGAAGAAACTTAACAGGTTCTGTTCGTCATATACGAGATTTAGCTGCAGATATTcatggaaatatacaaaactgGAATACATTTCATTTACAAGGagtaacattattaaaaaacatatcTCAGCTAAAACAAGATGAATCGTATTCTCAAACTCTACAAGAATTATGCGATAAATTGGAAGATGTTTGTGATGCACTG GATAATACTGTGAAGAGTCTAGGTGATATTGCGTATCAAATAAAAGTAACAGCATCTTTAGAAACACACAAGGATAAGCTATTTGTAACATGGCCAAATATAAAATTTG AACAAGTAGCAGAATTAATATACAACACATACTTTCAAGAAGCAAAGATAAAACGTAAAATTCTGGAAGATGTAGCTCATTATTACACAGAATCCTGGAAAATGTTGTTTCTTGCTACCTGGGTGCATCAATCATTAATACCAGAAAATTTGACAATATCTTTGGAATCATTATTGATAGAAACTGGGCATAGATAA
- the LOC117608725 gene encoding uncharacterized protein LOC117608725 translates to MAEISNSTVFTNDASSTGASDLLQQAFQQVVDDDDQNNEFVAFLQNDDNDSQTIHLTPEQAAALGLTFEVNSGEEVMYQQDQDNTISTLQQNVSTKNNINIQDQNSLSSQDSMPIDQLNYQPEEVHKSNVNELIKTECIDFQEWHMQKVSDNEHLQVQKFDNDLSLEEVSLHDQNHETQLIEHQNNMIQQNSGTQTIVLEQSKVHAVKTDVAHIKNIHENDLQYTIEDSIAQNQLNTIPNSQAQILQKLPVILPSSQFIIKPAQTILKPAKNIRLFQGSNKLTNATVNPISTVHSLNANSNPNSVLLSKATILNNLSPQIIKATPITAQLLNTSGISAQLLNTSQIITGTCEIQNQSVSTPHITNTIVNSMSGTTQNLVTSQIRLSPIVKTSQPLQRGNVQQFLTPVLKGTSNVLPKTNQIINNTSVATAIPAQFLKSVQIQPQLIKTKATISKKTAIATGMPKATVNSSAPVVLRAASIVKSQDLKTATTSSTSILKPTQISSTPISILKPQAKIAFNNSTKQNVTVTTQNDTNISNNSVNVSPKSSIVQQAGVLESGKPLQNEAIKHKLNLIVNGTNLKMNKKIKTTPIKSTVLSESSDASKPLGSSENPIQIVQQGQTFHSMQRLTPTQLKQIAHVLQQRSQEAAASNERVVYRVVFPEELDLRIRNPNNLLKSRGGKRGRPKKSAVRPSSLLPPKPPPIPDEEQEEIKDERKKVVARTRSGRLSRPPRHMVRDYKHLHHLDFLQPDLDDSDGGYSDYNTNNDKLEEEESPKELLTGLEVPKRKISDHFRCPTCNKIYLGRTRMARHFEMHPDHGSPEQLPPPTPEPELKQSGGQDPLKRKGKKRGPWAYVTPEAKSERRQIKLREAISVCEDLEIIKIAAKPVLNAQSLFDLLVLKSENNVRNFLDELKQLMDKIREKAGTMLTSTNSDEESNKDLIDISEESLCDALGLNPGLYKINNEALKKVETPICSTYDSREPPHKLQKIDNSEDGKENLEERMSSGFSESSDLSVSDFLTDRRSEAVTNPTCPEVLSALTLMRRNPSPVNSTENNKSNNISKLLISNPEIQNQISDNPGFQKVDISSSKISNYQKSEIRKESFTKLGNSLGSTDFCKVDGNYEQSKLEHIEQTFIKLEPPEQGFVKLENGAMETYPKQETAHFENSIENSTQNLAKGFQKLVSKIIPMTSSDMNCIKTVSSDTSSKVMPATSSCKISDNLTMLQDTVPIISNNCDTNIFGSSENLDMSKITQYDHIAHLDILSTSGVIDKNLLIDEKLVEQLHLVDQSNLVDELVSERLKNIMPDNILENNLIPNNSNLDADLDFEALSEEFNRNTRS, encoded by the exons ATGGCAGAAATTTCGAATTCCACTGTGTTTACAAACGATGCATCCTCTACTGGTGCTTCCGATCTTCTTCAACAAGCGTTCCAACAAGTTGTTGATGATGATGATCAGAACAATGAATTCGTCGCATTTTTACAAAATGACGACAATGATTCTCAAACCATTCACTTGACTCCGGAACAGGCAGCGGCCTTAGGGTTAACTTTCGAGGTAAATTCGGGTGAGGAGGTTATGTATCAACAGGATCAAGATAATACCATTTCAACTCTACAACAGAATGTTTCAACAAAGAATAACATTAATATACAGGACCAAAATTCATTATCTTCTCAAGATTCTATGCCAATTGATCAGTTAAATTATCAACCAGAAGAAGTACACAAGTCTAATGTTAATGAATTGATTAAAACAGAATGTATTGATTTCCAAGAATGGCATATGCAAAAAGTGTCCGATAATGAACATCTTCAAGTTCAAAAATTTGATAATGATTTATCATTAGAAGAAGTAAGCTTACATGATCAAAATCATGAAACTCAATTGATTGAAcatcaaaataatatgattCAACAGAATTCAGGTACACAGACAATAGTTTTAGAACAATCTAAGGTACATGCAGTAAAGACAGATGTTGcacatattaaaaatattcatgagAATGATTTACAATATACTATTGAAGATAGCATAGCACAAAATCAACTTAATACAATACCTAATTCTCAGGCACAAATCTTACAGAAACTGCCTGTGATTTTACCATCTtcacaatttattataaaacctgCACAAACTATACTCAAGCCAGCTAAAAATATTAGATTATTTCAAGGTTCAAACAAACTTACTAATGCCACTGTTAATCCTATTAGTACTGTACATTCGCTTAATGCCAATTCTAATCCTAATTCTGTATTACTTTCAAAGGCAACTATATTAAATAACTTGTCCCCACAAATAATAAAAGCCACTCCCATAACAGCTCAGTTATTAAATACCAGTGGTATATCTGCACAGCTTTTGAACACTTCTCAGATAATAACGGGTACTTGTGAAATACAGAATCAGTCTGTCAGTACACCGCATATTACTAATACTATAGTAAATTCAATGTCTGGAACAACACAGAATCTTGTTACTTCGCAAATACGTTTATCGCCGATTGTAAAAACATCTCAACCTCTTCAGAGAGGAAATGTTCAACAATTTTTAACTCCGGTGCTAAAAGGTACATCAAATGTGCTTCCAAAGACTAACCAAATTATAAACAATACAAGTGTAGCAACAGCTATTcctgcacaatttttgaagTCAGTACAAATTCAGCcccaattaattaaaacaaaagcCACGATTAGTAAGAAAACTGCTATAGCAACTGGAATGCCAAAAGCTACAGTTAATTCAAGCGCACCGGTTGTGCTTCGTGCTGCATCAATCGTTAAAAGTCAAGATTTGAAAACCGCAACGACAAGTTCTACATCTATTTTAAAACCAACTCAAATTTCTTCAACACCAATATCTATCTTGAAACCTCAAGCAAAAATTGCATTTAATAATTCAACCAAGCAAAATGTAACTGTGACTACTCAAAATGATACTAACATTTCAAACAACTCTGTAAATGTTTCACCAAAATCATCTATTGTACAACAAGCTGGTGTACTCGAATCTGGTAAACCACTGCAGAATGAGGCTATTAAACATAAACTTAATCTCATAGTAAATGGCACAAatcttaaaatgaataaaaaaattaaaactactCCAATTAAATCAACAGTACTAAGTGAATCTTCGGACGCATCTAAACCACTTGGCTCTAGTGAGAATCCAATACAAATAGTTCAACAAGGACAAACATTTCAtag taTGCAACGTTTGACACCAACACAGTTGAAACAAATAGCACATGTATTGCAACAACGCAGTCAAGAAGCAGCTGCTTCAAATGAAAGAGTTGTATATAG AGTTGTATTTCCTGAAGAACTGGATTTGCGAATTAGAAATCCTAATAACTTATTAAAAAGCCGTGGTGGAAAAAGAGGCAGACCAAAAAAAAGTGCTGTTAGACCTTCTTCCTTGCTACCACCTAAGCCACCACCGATTCCTgatgaagaacaagaagaaataaaa gatgaaagaaaaaaggttGTAGCCAGAACACGATCTGGCAGACTTTCTCGGCCTCCAAGGCACATGGTACGAGATTACAAACATTTACATCATTTAGATTTCCTGCAACCTGATTTAGACGATTCAGACGGTGGTTACAGTGATTATAATACTAATAACGATAAacttgaagaagaagaatctcctAAGGAATTATTAACAGGCTTAGAAGTACCAAAACGTAAAATATCAGATCATTTTAGATGTCCTAcgtgtaataaaatatatttaggaCGCACTCGTATGGCGAGGCACTTTGAAATGCATCCTGATCATGGTAGTCCCGAACAACTACCTCCCCCAACGCCTGAACCTGAATTAAAACAAAGCGGAGGGCAAGATCCTTTGAAACGTAAGGGAAAGAAGCGGGGCCCTTGGGCATACGTTACACCGGAAGCTAAGTCAGAAAGACGTCAGATAAAGTTAAGAGAAGCTATTTCTGTATGCGAAGATCTTGAGATAATAAAGATAGCAGCAAAGCCAGTACTTAATGCACAATCACTGTTTGATCTGTTAGTACTGAAATCAGAAAATAATGTAAGAAATTTTTTGGAtgaattaaaacaattaatgGATAAGATACGGGAAAAGGCTGGAACAATGTTAACAAGTACGAATAGCGACGAAGAATCAAATAAGGATTTGATTGACATCAGTGAAGAATCTCTTTGTGATGCTTTGGGTCTTAATCCtggtttatataaaattaataacgaaGCTCTGAAGAAGGTTGAGACTCCTATTTGTAGTACATATGATAGCCGGGAACCTCCGCACAAGTTACAAAAAATAGACAATTCTGAGGATGGTAAAGAAAATTTGGAAGAACGAATGTCTAGTGGATTTTCTGAAAGTTCAGATCTCAGTGTCTCAGACTTTCTGACTGATAGAAGAAGCGAGGCTGTAACAAATCCTACTTGTCCAGAGGTACTCTCTGCTTTAACTTTGATGAGAAGAAATCCAAGTCCTGTAAATAGTACAGAGAATAATAAATCTAACAACATCTCGAAACTTTTAATCTCAAATCCAGAGATTCAGAATCAAATATCAGATAATCCCGGTTTTCAAAAGGTCGATATCAGTTCGTCAAAAATTTCGAACTATCAAAAATCAGAAATTCGTAAAGAAAGTTTTACGAAATTAGGGAACAGTTTAGGATCAACAGACTTCTGTAAAGTTGATGGTAATTATGAACAATCTAAGTTAGAGCATATAGAGCAAACTTTCATTAAATTAGAACCGCCAGAACAGGGTTTTGTTAAGTTAGAAAATGGTGCTATGGAAACTTATCCAAAACAAGAAACTGCACATTTTGAGAACAGTATAGAAAATAGCACTCAGAACTTGGCTAAAGGGTTTCAAAAGTTAGTCTCGAAAATAATTCCTATGACTTCGTCGGATATGAATTGCATTAAAACTGTATCATCTGATACAAGTTCTAAAGTAATGCCTGCTACATCTAgttgcaaaatttcagacaacCTAACTATGCTTCAAGATACGGTACCAATAATTTCCAATAATTGTGATACTAATATATTTGGTAGTTCAGAAAATTTGGATATGTCAAAAATAACTCAGTACGACCATATTGCACACTTAGATATTTTAAGTACAAGTGGAGTGATAGACAAAAATCTAttaatcgatgaaaaattaGTTGAACAACTGCATCTAGTAGATCAATCAAATTTAGTCGATGAATTAGTATCGGAACGACTAAAAAATATTATGCCAGATaatatattagaaaataatttgataccaaataattcaaatttagaCGCGGATCTTGATTTCGAAGCGTTAAGCGAAGAATTTAATAGGAATACCAGAAGTTGA
- the RagC-D gene encoding ras-related GTP binding C/D, producing MDDDDQYQAGYDVGSFPKDFGYAPFDGETEESMDPLAGEQKPRILLMGLRRSGKSSIQKVVFHKMSPNETLFLESTNKIIKDDISNSSFVQFQIWDFPGQIDFFDPTFDSDMIFGGCGALVFVIDAQDDYMEALNKLHLTVTKAYKVNQAIKFEVFIHKVDGLSDDCKMETQRDIHTRANDDLADSGCDQIHLSFHLTSIYDHSIFEAFSKVVQKLIPQLPTLENLLNILISNSAIEKAFLFDVVSKIYIATDSSPVDMQSYELCCDMIDVVIDVSCIYGLREDLEAAAFDNQSSSLIKLNNGTILYLREVNKFLALVCILREDNFDRQGVIDYNFLCFRKAIQQVFELRNKTITATNVNNHSTPPINETSNAPTVSQSGTMGQNGTVVIAQS from the exons ATG gaTGATGATGATCAATATCAAGCAGGTTATGATGTAGGTTCTTTCCCTAAAGATTTTGGATATGCTCCATTCGATGGAGAAACAGAAGAATCAATGGATCCCTTGGCAGGGGAACAAAAACCTAGAATACTTTTAATGGGACTTAGAAG AAGTGGAAAATCATCAATACAAAAAGTAGTCTTTCATAAAATGTCACCAAATGAAACATTATTCTTGGAAAGCACAAATAAGATTATTAAGGATGATATAAGTAACTCTAGTtttgttcaatttcaaatttgGGACTTTCCAGGACAAATTGACTTCTTTGATCCTACTTTTGACAGTGATATGATATTTGGTGGTTGTGGAGCATTGGTTTTTGTAATTGATGCTCAAGATGATTACATGGAAGCACTTAATAAACTTCATTTAACAGTCACAAAAGCATACAAAGTTAATCAGGCAATAAAATTTGAGGTGTTCATACACAAAGTTGATGGTTTGTCTGATGATTGCAAAATGGAAACACAAAGAGACATACATACTAGAGCAAATGATGACCTTGCAGATTCTG GATGCGATCAGATACATTTGAGCTTTCATTTGACATCTATATATGATCATAGTATATTTGAAGCATTTAGTAAAGTTGTTCAAAAGCTGATACCACAGTTACCAACTCTAGAAAATTTACTTAACATACTCATAtca AATTCTGCAATTGAAAAGGCATTTTTATTTGATGTAGtatctaaaatttatattgctACTGATAGCTCTCCTGTAGACATGCAAAGTTATGAGCTTTGCTGTgatatgattgatgttgttattgatgTATCTTGTATATATGG tttAAGAGAAGATTTAGAGGCTGCAGCATTTGATAATCAGAGTTCTAGCCTAATTAAACTAAACAATGGAACAATTTTGTATCTAAGAGAAGTTAATAAATTCTTGGCCCTAGTTTGTATTTTACGCGAAGATAATTTCGATAGGCAAG GTGTAATTGATTATAACTTTCTCTGTTTTCGAAAAGCTATACAGCAAGTCTTTGAATTGCGTAATAAAACTATAACAGCCACAAATGTAAATAATCATTCAACACCACCTATTAATGAGACCTCAAATGCACCTACAGTATCACAAAGTGGAACAATGGGACAAAATGGTACTGTTGTAATTGCACAGAGTTAA